GGTTCAACTCGACCCGCCTCGACTTCCGCCCCGACGACTACTGGAAGGCCGGCTCGAAGGTCACCCTCAAGCTCGACCTCGACGGCGTCGAGGGCGCCGACGGCGTCTACGGCGTCCAGCAGAAGACCGTCACCTTCACCGTCGGCCGCAGCCAGGTCTCCACGGTCGACGTCGAGAAGAAGACGATGACCGTCGTGCGCGACGGCAAGGTGATCCGGACCATCCCGATCTCCGCCGGCTCCCCGGAGAACACCACCTACAACGGCCAGATGGTGATCTCCGAGAAGTTCAAGGAGACCCGGATGAACGGCGCCACCGTCGGCTTCACCGACTCCGACGGCAAGGGCGAGTACGACATCAAGGACGTGCCGCACGCCATGCGCCTGTCCACCTCCGGCACCTTCATCCACGGCAACTACTGGGGCGCCCGCTCCATCTTCGGCTCCGTGAACACCAGCCACGGCTGCGTCGGCCTCGCCGACGTCAAGGGCGCCGGCGACCCCAACCAGATGGCCGCCTGGTTCTACGACCAGTCCATCACCGGCGACGTCGTCATCGTCAAGAACTCCAAGGACAAGACGATCGCCCCCGACAACGGCCTCAACGGCTGGAACATGGACTGGTCGGCCTGGAAGGCCGGCTCGGCGGTCTGACCCGCCCGTCCGACCCACGAGAAGGGCCCCCTCCGCTCCGGAGGGGGCCCTTCCCCGTGTTCCATGACCTCCGGGGTCATCGACCCCGCCGCGGCGCCCCGGCACGCTGGTCCCATGACCGCATACGCGATGGCGAACCTGAGCCCGAAGCCCGTCCTCGACCCCGAGGTGCTCACCTATATGGAGGGGATCCAGGCCACCCTGGACCCCTTCGGCGGACGCTTCCTCGTGCACGGCGCACCCCGGCGGGAGGTGCTCGAAGGGGCCTGGCCGGGCGCCGTCGTCCTCATCGCCTTCCCGTCGTACGAGGAGGCGAGGGCCTGGTACGACTCCGAGCCGTACCAGGCCCTGCTGCCCCTGCGGACCCGCCACATGGCGGGCGACGTGCTGCTGGTCGACGGCACCCCGGAGGGGTACGCGCCGGCCGCGACCGCCGCGGCCCTGCGCGCGGCCTACTCCGCCGGCGCCACCCCGATCGGGCAGGAGACGCCCGTGCCGCCGATGCCGCAGTAGCCGGCCGGGTTCTTGTCCAGGTACTGCTGGTGGTACGCCTCCGCCGGGTAGAACGGGCGGTCGTCGGCCGGGAGGACGGCGGTGGTGATCTCACCGTAGCCGGAGGCGTTCAGCACCTTCTGGTAGGCGGCGCGGGACGCCTCCGCCGTCTCCGCCTGGGCGGGGGAGTGGGTGTAGACGGCCGAGCGGTACTGGGTGCCCACGTCGTTGCCCTGGCGGAAGCCCTGGGTCGGGTCGTGGGACTCCCAGAAGACCTTCAGCAGCGTCTCGTACGACACCTTCGCCGGGTCGAAGACGACCCGGACGACCTCGGTGTGCCCGGTGAGGCCCGAGCAGACCTCCTCGTACGTCGGGTTCGGCGTGTAACCGCCCTGGTAGCCGACGAGCGTCGTCCAGACGCCGTCGGTCTGCCAGAACTTTCGCTCGGCGCCCCAGAAGCAGCCGAGCCCGAAGTCGGCCGTCTCCAGGCCCTCCGGGTACGGCCCGAGCAGCGGGTTGCCGAGCACCGTGTGCCGCTCGGGCACGGAGAACTCCGGCTCCGGGCGGCCGCGCAGGGCCTGCTCCGGGGCGGGCAGGACGGGGGTGCGGGACAGGAACATGCGGCATCTCTCCTCGACGCGGACCGGGCAGTCGTCACAACGCCGGCGCGCGCACCCCTGTTCCCCGGGGCCGGTCCGGTCAGTGCCGCAGCGTCGCCGGGCTCCCGCCGTTCGCCTCGTAGCCGGCCACCGCCAGGTTCCGGTGCAGGGTGTACTCGGCCGCCGGGTCGCCGCTCAGGGTCCACGGCAGCGCGCCCACGTGCCCGTCGACGTGGACCAGCTGGTGCATCGCCTCGGCCCAGCGCTCGCCCCGGACCAGGAACCAGACCAGCAGATGGCGTACGTGCGCCAGCATCGGGTCGTCGGGGCGGGCCGAGTGGACCGCGTACAGCGCGCCCTCCATCGCCTTGCTCACCACCGCCGTGCGGTAGAAGTCCTGCACCAGCACCACGTCCGGCACGTGCTCGAAGACGGCGAAGAGCGGCAGCGCGGCGAGCAGCGAGCCCCGCGGGGCGCGCGCGGCGGCCGTCGTCGCGAAGTGGTCGGCCTCCTCCCGGGAGCCGTGCCACTTCTCGCACCAGTAGTGCAGCGCCGCCAGATGGGCGCCCATGTGCTGCGGCGCCCGGTCGATGACCTTCGCCCACACCTGGTCGAACTGCTCCGGGCTGTAGCCCAGTCCGCGGGCGACCGCGAGCTGCGTGATGTACGGGACGGGGTCGCCGGGCGCCAGCAGCGCCGCCTCCTCGGCGACCTTCCGGGCCTCCTCCAGGATGATCCGGAAGTCGTCCGAGCCGGCCGCCGAGGAGCGCCACGCCTGCTGCACCAGGAACTCCGCGTGCACGGCCGCGGCGCCCGCGTCCTTCGGCGCGTCGGAGCGCCAGGCCCGCAGCCAGGCGCCGCCGACGCCCGGCTTCTCGGCGAGCTCCAGGGAGGCCGCCCCGGCGAACGCCTGGACGCGCTGCCAGCGGACCTCGCCGTCCTTCCCGGTCCCGGCGAGCAGCTGCGACGCGGCCCGCCAGTCCTGGGTGGCCTGCACGACGTCGAGGACGTCGAGGAGATCCCGGTCGGGGCCGGGCATCCGCACGTCCAGCTCCTCCTGCCGGACGAAGCCGTACGCCTCCGGGTCGGCCGCGTCGGGCGTGCCGGGCGCGACCTGCCGGATGCCGCCGCCGCGGCGGCGCAGCACGTAGGGGCCGAGGACGCCGAAGAGCAGGCCCAGCGCGATCAGGAACCAGAGAATCTCCATGCGTCCATTGTCCAGGACGCCGTCGTGGACGAATCGCGGCGGTGGGCGGCACCCGGCACTACGCTCCTGACCATGAGCGACCAGCACAGCCACCAGAACTTCGAGACCCGCGCCATCCACGCGGGCAACACCGCCGACCCGCTGACCGGCGCGGTCGTCCCGCCCATCTACCAGGTGTCCACCTACAAGCAGGACGGTGTGGGCGGGCTCCGCGGCGGCTACGAGTACAGCCGCAGCGCCAATCCGACCCGTACGGCCCTGGAGGAGAACCTGGCGGCCCTGGAGGGCGGCCGGCGCGGACTCGCCTTCGCCTCCGGCCTGGCCGCCGAGGACTGCCTGCTGCGCACGCTGCTCGTGCCCGGCGACCACGTGGTGATCCCCAACGACGCGTACGGCGGCACCTTCCGGCTCTTCGCCAAGGTCGTCCAGCGCTGGGGCGTGGACTTCTCCGTCGCCGACACCTCGGACATCGCGTCCGTGCGCGGCGCGATCAACGACCGCACCAAGCTGATCTGGGTCGAGACCCCCTCCAACCCGCTGCTCGGCATCACCGACATCGAGGCCGTCGCGGGCGTCGCCCGCCAGGCCGGGGTGAAGCTGGTCGTCGACAACACCTTCGCCTCGCCCTACCTCCAGCAGCCGCTGGCGCTCGGCGCGGACGTCGTCGTCCACTCCCTCACCAAGTACATGGGCGGCCACTCGGACGTCGTCGGCGGCGCCCTGATCGCGGCGGACGCCGAGCTCGGCGAGGAGCTGGCGTACCACCAGAACGCGATGGGCGCGGTGGCCGGTCCGTTCGACTCGTGGATCGTGCTGCGGGGCATCAAGACCCTCGCCGTCCGCATGGACCGGCACGGCGAGAACGCCACCAAGGTCGCCGACTTCCTCACCCGGCACCCGAAGGTGACGCAGGTGCTCTACCCGGGCCTCGCCGAGCACCCGGGCCACGAGATCGCGGCCAAGCAGATGCGCTCCTTCGGCGGCATGATCTCCTTCCGCGTCGAGGGCGGCGAGGAGGCGGCGGTCGGCGTCTGCAACCGCGCGAAGCTCTTCACCCTGGGCGAGTCCCTCGGCGGCGTCGAGTCGCTGATCGAGCACCCGGGCCGGATGACGCACGCCAGCGTCGCCGGTTCCGCCCTGGAGGTCCCGGCCGACCTGGTCCGCCTCTCGGTGGGCATCGAGAACGCCGACGACCTGATCGCGGACCTGCGCGAGGCGCTGGGCTGACCCGCACCCCCGTACCGAAGGGGCCCGGGTGCGGCGATCCCGCACCCGGGCCCCCGGTGCCGCTCAGGTCCCGGGCAGCGCGTCCTTCAGGCTCGCCCTGACCTCGTCGCGCAGCTCCTGGGTGTCCTGGTGCTCGTGGACGGAGACCGCGTGCTCGGTCGCGGCGCGGACCACTTCCTCCTCCTCGCCCGAGATGTAGAGCGAGCAGCCCGACACGCTCGGCGTGTCGCGGCAGTCGGCGGCTTTCCTGGTCATGTCGGCCTCCTGCGATGCTGTTCCGACCGACCCCCTCCTCCAGGCTAGAGCCGTCCTCACGGCCCGGCGAACGGCGGCGTCGTGGCGGCCGGCGGAGCCTCCCAGGGCCGCGCCTCCGCCGCCCAGAGGGCGAATCCGAGCGCGGTGATCCCGGCCAGTACCCCGCCGGCCCGCCGCAGTGCCCTGTGCCGCCGCCGCACCCGGCCGCCGCGCTCCGCCGCCCGCGCGCCGAGCCCGGCCGGCACCGGCGGGTGCGGGGTGTCGAGCAGCCGCCGGACGGCCGCCTCCTTCTCGCCGTGCCTCACGCGGCCTCCCTCGATCCGCCCGGTGCCCGCAGCCGGGCCACCGCGCGGGCGCACACCGCCCGGATCCGGGCCTCCGGGAGCCCGAGCAGCGCGGCGGTCTGCTCCTCGGGCACGCCCTCGTACAGCCGCAGCACCAGCACCAGCCGCTCGGCGGGGGTGAGGACGCCGAGGACCCCGCCGCGGCCGGTGCGGTGCCGCCAGGCGGTGCGTGCGAAGCGGAGGGCGAGCTCGTCCCGGGTGAGCGCGTACGGGTCCTCGTCGCCGCCCCGGTCGAGCACCGCGTAGGTGTGGGCGAGGGCGGCGGTCAACAGGGCGTGCGCGGACGGGTTCCGGGCCCGGGTCTCGGCGGTGAGCAGCGTGGCGACGTGCAGCAGCCGCCCCGCCGCGCCCGCCACGAAGGCGTCGAACTCCCCGGCGCGGGCGG
The Streptomyces roseofulvus genome window above contains:
- a CDS encoding L,D-transpeptidase, giving the protein MEKRVMTVGKRSRSLAAAAAVLSGVLVLSACNDDDPGTAAAGSPTATSQAQVDEAAEQKTSKAQITISPENGAQNASINNDAKVAVTDGKLTEVTMTSAEGTEVKGEIAADGLSWKPSGQLERATVYKIAATAVDASGLEAHENSSFTTVSKENSFIGNFTPEDGSTVGVGMPVSINFNKAITDKKAVQSGITVSSSSGQEVVGHWFNSTRLDFRPDDYWKAGSKVTLKLDLDGVEGADGVYGVQQKTVTFTVGRSQVSTVDVEKKTMTVVRDGKVIRTIPISAGSPENTTYNGQMVISEKFKETRMNGATVGFTDSDGKGEYDIKDVPHAMRLSTSGTFIHGNYWGARSIFGSVNTSHGCVGLADVKGAGDPNQMAAWFYDQSITGDVVIVKNSKDKTIAPDNGLNGWNMDWSAWKAGSAV
- a CDS encoding DUF1330 domain-containing protein; amino-acid sequence: MTAYAMANLSPKPVLDPEVLTYMEGIQATLDPFGGRFLVHGAPRREVLEGAWPGAVVLIAFPSYEEARAWYDSEPYQALLPLRTRHMAGDVLLVDGTPEGYAPAATAAALRAAYSAGATPIGQETPVPPMPQ
- the msrA gene encoding peptide-methionine (S)-S-oxide reductase MsrA, which codes for MFLSRTPVLPAPEQALRGRPEPEFSVPERHTVLGNPLLGPYPEGLETADFGLGCFWGAERKFWQTDGVWTTLVGYQGGYTPNPTYEEVCSGLTGHTEVVRVVFDPAKVSYETLLKVFWESHDPTQGFRQGNDVGTQYRSAVYTHSPAQAETAEASRAAYQKVLNASGYGEITTAVLPADDRPFYPAEAYHQQYLDKNPAGYCGIGGTGVSCPIGVAPAE
- a CDS encoding cystathionine gamma-synthase, which encodes MSDQHSHQNFETRAIHAGNTADPLTGAVVPPIYQVSTYKQDGVGGLRGGYEYSRSANPTRTALEENLAALEGGRRGLAFASGLAAEDCLLRTLLVPGDHVVIPNDAYGGTFRLFAKVVQRWGVDFSVADTSDIASVRGAINDRTKLIWVETPSNPLLGITDIEAVAGVARQAGVKLVVDNTFASPYLQQPLALGADVVVHSLTKYMGGHSDVVGGALIAADAELGEELAYHQNAMGAVAGPFDSWIVLRGIKTLAVRMDRHGENATKVADFLTRHPKVTQVLYPGLAEHPGHEIAAKQMRSFGGMISFRVEGGEEAAVGVCNRAKLFTLGESLGGVESLIEHPGRMTHASVAGSALEVPADLVRLSVGIENADDLIADLREALG
- a CDS encoding DUF1059 domain-containing protein, whose translation is MTRKAADCRDTPSVSGCSLYISGEEEEVVRAATEHAVSVHEHQDTQELRDEVRASLKDALPGT
- a CDS encoding sigma factor-like helix-turn-helix DNA-binding protein is translated as MGKRTRSEHAARAGEFDAFVAGAAGRLLHVATLLTAETRARNPSAHALLTAALAHTYAVLDRGGDEDPYALTRDELALRFARTAWRHRTGRGGVLGVLTPAERLVLVLRLYEGVPEEQTAALLGLPEARIRAVCARAVARLRAPGGSREAA